Proteins co-encoded in one Paraburkholderia edwinii genomic window:
- a CDS encoding CsbD family protein has product MNKDQVKGTVEKVKGKANEAVGRATNNPARELKGDVQQEVGQTRKDVGDMKEAVKDSQKRKH; this is encoded by the coding sequence ATGAATAAGGATCAGGTGAAGGGCACCGTCGAGAAGGTGAAGGGCAAGGCCAACGAAGCGGTTGGTCGCGCGACGAACAATCCGGCCCGCGAGCTGAAGGGCGACGTGCAGCAGGAAGTCGGCCAGACCCGCAAGGACGTGGGCGACATGAAGGAAGCCGTCAAGGATTCCCAGAAGCGTAAGCACTAA
- a CDS encoding DUF2442 domain-containing protein produces MYADAVDVSFDSAHLFLRLSDGRDIEFPLRWFPVLEAATTDEREHFAISLDRQQLYWPELDEDMSVPALLLSLPDARH; encoded by the coding sequence ATGTATGCCGATGCAGTCGATGTGAGCTTCGATAGCGCGCACTTGTTTCTGCGGCTATCCGACGGGCGGGATATCGAGTTTCCGCTACGCTGGTTTCCGGTGCTGGAAGCAGCGACAACCGACGAACGCGAGCACTTCGCGATTTCGCTGGACCGTCAGCAGTTGTACTGGCCTGAGCTCGACGAAGATATGAGCGTGCCTGCTTTGCTGCTTTCCTTGCCGGACGCGCGACATTGA
- a CDS encoding heavy metal sensor histidine kinase codes for MKRISLTTRLALLFALIAFGAMGIVGFALYRQLEAQLVVRDDGALVTRVDQIRTLMHDVDVRDLIREKPQLFANMLGNTESLLVVRMPDGTPLITVNPGHTAVPDVEPVPAGAALSLSAVHHTTQNDGTPFIYVSAAAEGAAGQRDLQIISGRLMAERTKMLADYRDQILFFASLAAVLAALLAYGLARRGMNPLRRLAAQTASIGIGNLSTRIEQRDAPPELDALIGAFNAMLDRLERGFTQLKQVSADMAHDLRTPIGNLLGQTEVGLSQTRDAAYYQRLLGSNFEELQRMSKMIDNMLFLARAEHADHAIERKALSIAEEFMRIVEYFEDLADDRGVRIESRGEGTVFADPLLLRRALGNLLANAVRYAEPGTAISMTAEARADGVALHVENRGPTIPPHHLERLFDRFYRADASRQRSSESSGLGLSIVRSIMQLHGGSGLAQSDAGVTRFTLLFPRQAHAVEAAPDDADGGGGTGTQTAQHTQSPVR; via the coding sequence GTGAAGCGCATTTCGCTGACCACCCGGCTCGCGCTGCTGTTCGCGCTGATCGCGTTCGGCGCGATGGGGATTGTCGGCTTCGCGCTGTACCGGCAGCTCGAAGCGCAACTCGTAGTGCGCGACGACGGCGCGCTCGTCACGCGTGTCGACCAGATCCGCACGCTGATGCACGATGTCGACGTGCGCGATCTGATTCGCGAGAAGCCGCAACTGTTCGCGAATATGCTCGGCAATACCGAGTCGCTGCTGGTCGTGCGCATGCCCGACGGCACGCCGCTCATCACGGTCAATCCGGGTCACACTGCCGTGCCCGACGTCGAGCCGGTGCCGGCCGGCGCCGCGCTATCGCTTTCGGCCGTGCATCACACGACGCAGAACGACGGCACGCCGTTCATCTATGTGTCGGCCGCCGCTGAAGGCGCGGCCGGGCAGCGCGATCTGCAGATCATCTCGGGACGGCTGATGGCGGAGCGCACGAAAATGCTGGCCGACTATCGCGACCAGATCCTGTTCTTCGCGTCGCTTGCGGCCGTGCTCGCCGCCCTCCTCGCGTATGGCCTCGCGCGGCGCGGCATGAATCCGCTGCGACGCCTCGCCGCTCAGACCGCGTCGATCGGCATCGGCAATCTGTCGACGCGCATCGAACAGCGCGATGCGCCGCCCGAACTGGACGCGCTGATCGGCGCGTTCAACGCGATGCTCGACCGGCTCGAACGCGGCTTCACGCAGTTAAAGCAGGTATCGGCCGATATGGCGCACGACCTGCGCACGCCGATCGGCAATCTGCTCGGGCAAACCGAAGTGGGACTGAGCCAGACGCGCGACGCCGCGTACTACCAGCGGCTGCTCGGCTCGAATTTCGAGGAACTGCAGCGGATGTCGAAGATGATCGACAACATGCTGTTCCTCGCGCGCGCCGAGCACGCCGACCATGCAATCGAGCGCAAGGCGCTATCGATCGCCGAAGAATTCATGCGCATCGTCGAATACTTCGAAGACCTTGCCGACGATCGCGGCGTGCGCATCGAATCTCGCGGGGAAGGCACGGTGTTCGCCGATCCGTTGCTGCTGCGGCGCGCGCTCGGCAATCTGCTCGCCAACGCGGTCCGCTATGCGGAGCCCGGCACGGCGATTTCGATGACGGCTGAAGCGCGCGCGGACGGTGTCGCGCTACACGTGGAGAACCGCGGCCCGACGATTCCGCCGCATCACCTCGAACGGCTCTTCGACCGGTTTTATCGCGCCGATGCGTCGCGGCAGCGGTCGTCGGAATCGAGCGGGCTCGGGCTTTCGATCGTGCGCAGCATCATGCAATTGCATGGCGGCAGCGGGTTGGCTCAGAGTGATGCGGGCGTGACGCGATTTACGCTCTTGTTTCCGCGGCAAGCGCATGCGGTTGAGGCGGCGCCCGACGATGCGGACGGCGGCGGGGGAACGGGTACTCAAACCGCGCAGCACACTCAATCGCCGGTACGTTAG
- a CDS encoding response regulator: MADILIVDADTGVLSTLGLLIAAEGYVVRTATNGSDALDLARASRPDVLISDTRTPGLSGPALVREMRKDPALATVPVILAFNGALPPRIRVFSFLRKPLRYARLLKVLHRAERACAKRDARHSPSDWRVARRHLKGEPKPG, encoded by the coding sequence ATGGCAGACATCCTTATTGTCGATGCCGACACAGGCGTGCTGAGTACCCTCGGCCTGCTGATCGCCGCGGAAGGCTACGTCGTCCGCACGGCCACCAACGGCAGCGACGCGCTCGATCTCGCGCGCGCGAGCCGTCCTGACGTGCTGATTTCCGACACGCGCACGCCCGGCCTTTCCGGTCCGGCGCTCGTGCGCGAAATGCGCAAAGACCCTGCACTTGCTACCGTGCCGGTCATCCTCGCTTTCAACGGCGCATTGCCGCCGCGCATTCGCGTCTTCAGTTTTTTGCGCAAGCCATTACGGTATGCCAGGCTTCTGAAAGTGCTGCACCGCGCAGAGCGCGCATGCGCTAAACGCGACGCGCGCCATTCGCCGTCGGACTGGAGAGTCGCCCGGCGCCATCTGAAGGGCGAGCCGAAACCGGGCTAA
- a CDS encoding heavy metal response regulator transcription factor: MRILVIEDEAKTGDYLQNGLTEAGYVVDVANNGIDGLHLAQEMRYDLILLDVMMPEMDGWTVMKKLGARTDTPVLFLSARGTLEDRLKGLDLGADDYLVKPFSFAELLARIRIILRRGQPQKQEEVLALGDLRVDVPKRRVERGGTRISLTNKEFNLLQFFMQNQGQVLSRALIASRVWDMNFDSDSNVVDVAVRRLRQKIDEPFERRLIHTVHGVGYRCEDES, translated from the coding sequence ATGCGAATTCTGGTCATCGAAGACGAAGCAAAAACCGGCGATTATCTGCAGAACGGACTGACCGAAGCCGGGTACGTGGTCGACGTGGCGAACAACGGCATCGACGGCCTGCACCTCGCGCAGGAAATGCGCTACGACCTGATCCTGCTCGACGTGATGATGCCGGAGATGGACGGCTGGACCGTCATGAAGAAGCTCGGCGCGCGCACCGATACGCCGGTGTTGTTCCTCAGCGCGCGCGGCACGCTCGAAGACCGCCTGAAGGGCCTCGACCTCGGCGCCGACGACTACCTCGTCAAGCCCTTTTCATTCGCCGAACTGCTGGCCCGCATCCGCATCATTCTGCGGCGCGGGCAGCCGCAGAAGCAGGAAGAGGTGCTCGCGCTCGGCGATCTGCGCGTCGATGTGCCTAAGCGCCGCGTCGAACGCGGCGGCACGCGCATCTCGCTGACCAACAAGGAATTCAACCTGCTGCAGTTCTTCATGCAGAACCAGGGGCAGGTGCTATCGCGCGCGCTGATCGCGTCGCGCGTGTGGGACATGAACTTCGATAGCGATAGCAACGTGGTGGACGTCGCCGTGCGCCGGCTGCGGCAAAAAATCGACGAGCCGTTCGAGCGGCGCCTGATTCACACCGTGCATGGCGTCGGCTATCGCTGCGAGGACGAATCGTGA
- a CDS encoding alpha/beta hydrolase produces the protein MRIPSFSSAVRSVAVGAAAAVCLFGAAATPAFAAPIKNIVLVHGAFVGGGGWRPVYDILTKDGYNVTLVQEPLTSFKEDVTATKRVIDGIDGPVVLVGHSYGGAIITEAGNDEHVKSLVYIAAHALDVGETEASNGKKYPNATKAVVKTPDGFLYLNPANYPSDFAADLPRAQAEFEAHSQMPTAAAVFTAEIPDPAWKNKPVWYMVAKADKIINPDLERMYAARAHAHTVEIDGASHSVYESHPKEVAALIEQAAQQSGQ, from the coding sequence ATGCGTATCCCCTCGTTCAGTTCCGCCGTTCGCTCAGTTGCAGTCGGCGCGGCCGCCGCTGTCTGCCTGTTCGGCGCTGCCGCCACGCCCGCCTTCGCCGCACCCATCAAGAACATCGTGCTGGTGCACGGCGCGTTCGTCGGCGGCGGCGGCTGGCGTCCTGTCTACGATATCCTGACGAAGGACGGCTACAACGTGACGCTCGTGCAGGAACCGCTGACGTCGTTCAAGGAAGACGTGACCGCCACGAAGCGCGTGATCGACGGCATCGACGGTCCGGTGGTGCTGGTCGGGCATAGCTACGGGGGTGCGATCATCACGGAAGCGGGCAACGACGAACATGTGAAATCGCTCGTCTATATCGCCGCGCATGCGCTCGACGTCGGCGAAACCGAAGCGAGCAATGGCAAGAAATACCCGAACGCGACGAAGGCCGTCGTCAAGACGCCGGACGGTTTCCTGTATCTGAACCCGGCTAACTATCCGTCCGATTTCGCCGCCGATCTGCCGCGCGCACAAGCGGAATTCGAAGCGCACTCGCAGATGCCGACGGCGGCTGCCGTATTCACCGCGGAGATTCCCGACCCGGCGTGGAAGAACAAGCCGGTCTGGTATATGGTCGCGAAGGCGGACAAGATCATCAACCCGGACCTCGAGCGGATGTACGCGGCGCGCGCGCATGCGCATACCGTCGAAATCGACGGCGCGAGCCATTCGGTGTATGAATCGCATCCGAAGGAAGTCGCCGCGCTGATCGAGCAGGCGGCGCAGCAGTCGGGGCAGTGA